A stretch of the Porifericola rhodea genome encodes the following:
- the gndA gene encoding NADP-dependent phosphogluconate dehydrogenase — MNTQANCDFGMIGLGVMGRNFLLNVADHQFEVIGYDLDKEKVEALDKEKAGDNVHATAELNTFVGALKSPRRIMLLVPAGKAVDAVIDSLLPHLDEGDIIIDGGNSHYDDTTRRMEKLEDAKIHFLGMGVSGGEKGARFGPSLMPGGKIDAYEPVRGILEAAAAKVNGEACVAFLGNGAAGNYVKMVHNGIEYGIMQLIAEIYDVLRRRGGLSEEQLHQAFKSWNEGALQSFLVEITADIFKQSDDQVEGAMLINNILDSAKQKGTGKWTSQSAMDLGVAIPTIDSAVTMRYLSALKDERTKAESLLSGPEVQKTDQQEELIAQAHDALHFAMLVSYAQGFAMLQKASEEMGFGLDLVEVAKIWRGGCIIRSRMLEDFMKAFAEDKQLANLMINPDIAKTLSQTASQTRKVLVQCLEQGIPTAALSASLHYYDSYRTSRLPSNLVQAQRDYFGAHTYERLDKTGAFHTIWGAS, encoded by the coding sequence ATGAATACACAAGCTAACTGTGACTTCGGAATGATTGGTTTAGGCGTTATGGGTAGAAATTTTCTCCTTAACGTAGCTGATCATCAGTTTGAAGTGATAGGCTATGACCTGGATAAAGAGAAAGTAGAAGCACTAGATAAAGAAAAAGCAGGAGATAATGTGCATGCCACTGCTGAGCTTAACACTTTTGTAGGCGCTTTAAAATCTCCTCGCCGTATTATGTTGCTAGTGCCTGCCGGCAAAGCGGTAGATGCTGTTATTGATAGCCTGCTACCACATTTGGATGAAGGTGATATTATCATAGACGGAGGTAACTCGCACTACGATGATACTACGCGTCGTATGGAAAAGCTGGAAGATGCTAAAATCCATTTTTTGGGAATGGGTGTTTCTGGAGGAGAAAAAGGAGCGAGGTTTGGTCCGAGTCTTATGCCTGGTGGCAAAATAGATGCTTATGAGCCGGTAAGAGGGATTTTAGAGGCTGCGGCTGCTAAGGTTAATGGCGAAGCTTGTGTTGCGTTTCTTGGCAATGGTGCGGCTGGCAATTATGTAAAAATGGTGCATAATGGCATAGAGTATGGCATAATGCAGCTTATTGCAGAAATCTACGATGTGTTGCGTCGCCGTGGTGGCCTTAGCGAAGAGCAGTTACATCAGGCTTTTAAAAGTTGGAACGAGGGCGCTCTTCAATCTTTCCTGGTAGAAATTACCGCCGACATTTTTAAACAGTCAGATGATCAGGTAGAAGGGGCGATGCTCATTAACAATATTCTGGATAGTGCCAAACAAAAAGGCACCGGTAAATGGACCTCTCAAAGTGCTATGGATCTGGGAGTGGCTATTCCTACTATAGATTCGGCTGTTACTATGCGTTACCTCTCTGCCCTTAAAGATGAACGTACCAAAGCAGAAAGCTTATTGAGCGGACCCGAAGTTCAAAAGACAGACCAGCAGGAAGAACTTATTGCTCAGGCGCATGATGCTCTTCATTTTGCTATGTTGGTATCGTATGCTCAGGGCTTTGCCATGTTACAGAAAGCTTCTGAAGAGATGGGTTTTGGCCTAGATCTAGTAGAAGTAGCAAAAATCTGGAGAGGAGGGTGTATCATCCGCTCTCGTATGCTGGAAGATTTCATGAAAGCCTTTGCTGAGGATAAGCAACTGGCAAACCTCATGATTAACCCGGATATTGCGAAAACATTAAGCCAGACTGCTTCGCAAACACGTAAAGTATTGGTACAGTGCCTGGAGCAGGGGATTCCTACTGCGGCACTCTCAGCGTCTTTACATTACTATGACAGTTATCGCACCTCGCGTCTGCCTTCTAATCTGGTGCAGGCTCAGCGAGACTATTTTGGTGCTCATACGTATGAAAGACTGGATAAAACAGGCGCGTTTCATACTATATGGGGGGCCTCATAA
- a CDS encoding RpiB/LacA/LacB family sugar-phosphate isomerase translates to MMKIGIAADHGGFELKELIKKSLQDHFEITDFGADSYDAQDDYPDFVQPLAEAVAQNKVERGIAICGSGIGACIVANKIQGVRAALINETYSAHQGVEHDDMNIICIGARVVGDVYAMELIHAFLNAGYTGEERHARRLTKLKNIEDRNTK, encoded by the coding sequence ATGATGAAAATTGGTATAGCCGCTGATCATGGAGGTTTTGAGCTTAAGGAGCTAATAAAAAAATCTTTACAGGACCATTTTGAGATTACTGACTTTGGTGCAGATAGTTACGACGCTCAGGATGATTACCCGGACTTTGTACAGCCCTTGGCAGAAGCCGTAGCACAAAATAAGGTGGAAAGAGGCATAGCTATTTGCGGAAGTGGAATCGGGGCCTGTATAGTAGCCAATAAAATTCAGGGAGTAAGAGCTGCACTGATCAACGAAACCTATTCTGCTCACCAGGGAGTAGAGCATGACGACATGAACATTATCTGTATAGGGGCCAGAGTGGTGGGAGATGTGTATGCCATGGAGCTTATTCATGCCTTTTTGAATGCCGGCTACACTGGAGAGGAGAGACATGCCAGGAGGCTTACAAAACTTAAAAATATAGAAGATAGAAATACAAAATGA
- a CDS encoding Dps family protein: protein MSKLVKNDVKSSEPTKLGLSENKRAESAEILNLLLADASVLYTKTRNFHWNVTGPLFYSLHNLLEEQYQELATSTDEIAERVRQLGFNAVGSMQEFLNITRLEEAKKDGLSDKDMVKALVKDHEEVVRTMRKDIEKLEDELGDVGNADFVTGLMQAHEKMAWMLRSLLQQ from the coding sequence ATGAGTAAACTTGTTAAAAACGACGTAAAATCTAGTGAACCGACTAAGCTTGGTTTGTCAGAAAACAAAAGAGCCGAATCTGCAGAAATATTAAACCTGCTATTGGCTGATGCATCTGTGCTCTATACCAAAACACGCAATTTTCATTGGAATGTTACCGGGCCACTGTTCTACAGTCTACATAACCTGCTGGAAGAGCAATATCAAGAGTTGGCAACTTCTACAGACGAAATTGCTGAACGTGTACGTCAGCTTGGTTTTAATGCTGTGGGAAGCATGCAGGAGTTTCTAAACATTACTCGCCTGGAAGAAGCTAAGAAAGATGGATTGAGCGATAAGGATATGGTAAAAGCACTGGTAAAAGACCATGAAGAGGTGGTGCGCACCATGAGAAAAGACATAGAAAAACTTGAAGATGAACTTGGAGATGTAGGTAACGCAGATTTTGTTACCGGACTCATGCAGGCACACGAAAAGATGGCCTGGATGTTAAGATCACTACTTCAACAATAA
- a CDS encoding peptidoglycan DD-metalloendopeptidase family protein gives MEKTALEKKLIEYKNKIHPLIPGLTKAKLKYLDFSEESAFLQNLDLKDTFKFNQVLFDEVLRGKVGIGGYFENRIIYRRSTHYDGAEARSLHLGLDLWVAAGTAIYSPLPGTIHSLQDNQGFGNYGPTIIVEHVIEDIHIFGLYGHLSHESLRRWKPGDKVLAGKEIAWVGDFPENGDWPPHLHWQLMKDMLGNEGDFPGVAAPSDRDFYLQICLDPHYLLKLADT, from the coding sequence ATGGAGAAAACTGCCTTAGAAAAAAAGCTCATAGAATACAAGAATAAGATCCATCCACTAATACCCGGGCTTACAAAAGCTAAACTTAAATATCTGGACTTTTCTGAGGAAAGCGCCTTTTTACAAAACTTAGACCTTAAAGATACCTTTAAATTTAATCAGGTGCTTTTTGATGAAGTGCTTCGGGGCAAAGTAGGTATTGGAGGATATTTTGAAAATCGCATTATTTATCGCAGAAGCACTCATTACGATGGAGCAGAAGCTCGTAGCCTTCACCTTGGCCTTGACTTGTGGGTAGCAGCAGGAACCGCTATTTACAGTCCGCTTCCCGGCACCATACATAGCCTGCAAGATAACCAGGGCTTCGGCAATTATGGCCCTACTATTATCGTTGAACATGTAATAGAAGACATACACATTTTTGGTCTGTATGGCCATTTAAGCCATGAGTCGCTCAGACGGTGGAAGCCTGGTGATAAGGTTTTGGCAGGAAAGGAAATAGCCTGGGTAGGTGACTTTCCCGAAAACGGAGACTGGCCCCCACATTTGCACTGGCAACTAATGAAAGATATGCTGGGTAATGAGGGTGATTTTCCGGGGGTTGCGGCACCATCAGATAGGGATTTTTATTTGCAAATATGCCTTGATCCTCACTATCTTTTAAAACTGGCAGACACCTGA